One region of Centropristis striata isolate RG_2023a ecotype Rhode Island chromosome 3, C.striata_1.0, whole genome shotgun sequence genomic DNA includes:
- the tmcc2 gene encoding transmembrane and coiled-coil domains protein 2, which translates to MLDKSEVATLGLPSTTSHGGSDSNISADGAGASAAAASGVMACGGAEGFGVGEPQRTRVALEHLQQKILKVTEQIRVEQEARDDNVAEYLKLAHNADKQQASRIKQVFEKKNQKSAQTIAHLHKKLEHYHKKLKEIEQNGPARQPKDVLRDMQQGLKDVGANVRAGISGFGGGVVEGVKGGVSALTHTAVVSKPREFASLIRNKFGSADNIAHLKDSLEDGVGGHSEDAPTPRALSGSATLVSSPKYGSDDECSSATSGSGAGSNSGGAGGGVGLLGPTMGSPRLDGHHHHHHHMHSSWDSLLEGLQEIKASQAHMEDAIEDMKGQLQSDYSYMTQCLQEERYRYERLEEQLNDLTELHQNEMTNLKQELASMEEKVAYQSYERARDIQEAVESCLTRITKLELQQQQQQVVQLEGVENANARALLGKLINVILALMAVLLVFVSTLANFITPLMKTRARVAATVLLTLLLFIMWKQWDFVETWLLPS; encoded by the exons CTGGACAAGAGCGAGGTGGCAACTCTAGGCCTACCCTCCACCACCAGCCATGGAGGCTCTGACAGTAACATCAGTGCGGACGGGGCGGgggcatcagcagcagcagcgtctgGGGTCATGGCCTGCGGAGGTGCAGAGGGTTTTGGAGTTGGCGAGCCGCAGCGGACCCGTGTTGCCTTAGAGCATCTGCAGCAAAAGATCCTAAAGGTCACCGAGCAGATCCGCGTGGAGCAGGAGGCCCGTGACGACAACGTTGCAGAGTACCTGAAGTTGGCCCACAACGCAGACAAACAGCAGGCGTCCAGGATCAAGCAGGTGTTTGAGAAGAAGAACCAGAAGTCAGCACAGACCATCGCACACTTGCACAAAAAACTAGAGCACTATCACAAGAAGTTAAAGGAGATAGAACAG AATGGACCGGCCCGGCAGCCTAAGGATGTCCTGCGGGACATGCAGCAGGGATTAAAGGACGTTGGGGCCAACGTTCGTGCTGGGATAAGTGGTTTTGGAGGTGGAGTAGTTGAAGGGGTCAAAGGTGGAGTATCGGCCCTCACTCACACAGCCGTGGTCTCCAAGCCAAGAGAGTTCGCCAGTCTGATCAGGAACAAGTTCGGCAGTGCGGATAACATCGCTCACTTAAAGGACTCACTCGAGGACGGAGTCGGGGGCCACTCTGAGGACGCCCCGACACCTCGTGCACTGAGTGGAAGCGCCACTCTGGTCTCCAGCCCAAAGTACGGCAGTGACGACGAGTGCTCCAGCGCCACGTCCGGCTCCGGAGCAGGCAGTAATTCTGgtggtgcaggaggaggagtgggaCTGTTAGGACCAACCATGGGGAGCCCCAGACTGGACgggcaccaccaccaccaccatcacatGCACAGCTCCTGGGACTCTCTTCTTGAGGGCCTGCAGGAGATCAAAGCCAGCCAGGCGCACATGGAGGATGCCATTGAGGACATGAAGGGTCAGCTGCAGAGTGACTACTCCTACATGACACAGTGCCTGCAAGAAGAGAGATACAg GTATGAAAGACTTGAAGAACAGCTGAATGACTTAACAGAGCTGCACCAGAACGAGATGACGAACCTTAAACAGGAACTCGCCAGCATGGAGGAAAAAGTCGCCTACCAGTCCTATGAGAGAGCAAGAGACATTCAG GAGGCGGTGGAGTCGTGCCTGACGCGCATCACTAAgttggagctgcagcagcaacagcagcaggtcGTCCAGTTGGAGGGAGTGGAGAACGCCAACGCTCGAGCTCTGCTGGGAAAACTCATCAATGTCATCCTGGCGCTGATGGCCGTGCTGCTGGTCTTCGTCTCCACCTTGGCCAACTTCATCACCCCGCTGATGAAGACCCGAGCCCGGGTGGCCGCCACGGTCCTGCTGACCTTGCTGTTGTTCATCATGTGGAAGCAGTGGGACTTTGTGGAGACGTGGCTGCTGCCAAGCTGA